The Natranaeroarchaeum aerophilus DNA segment GACGTAGACGGTGCCAACGACTAGCTCCGCCTGCCCGAGCGCATCCAGCGCCAGCACACCGTACTTGCCAACCTCGATCCCGACGGCGATACCGACGAACATCAGCGCGCCGAGCTTGTAGTCCACCGATCCCACGTCGTGGTGTTTCATGGTCGCGATCACGGCTGTCCCGAAGACAAAGGCCATCGAACTGCCGATCGCGACGGGGGCGGGGTAGCCGAGGATCAACAGCGCCGGCGTTACCAGAAAGGACCCACCCATCCCGAAGAAGCCGAAAAAGACCCCGACCATGAAGCCGAAGCCGACAAACAGCACGAGCAGGTCGAGACCGAGTCCGAGTACCTCCATAGCTCAGGCTTGCTCAATCCTGTTGATCACGGAGGGAGCGACGGTATCTTCGAGTGCGCCGTAGCCGACGTAAAACACGACGGCCTCGACCAACACGACGCCGACGAGGATCGCCGCCTGCACGTACCCAGGGAGTGCGAGTGCTTCGATCATTGCGTCCACCTCTGTGTTTCGCGTGTCCAGGTCATTGTCTTCAATACCCTCTACTCGGAGGGAGTGTATAACGCTTGTGGGACGACCATACAATATTACAACAGTCTATCTAACGCCTAACCAACGCATATATTTCTATAACTTATCCAGATATAGGAGGGGAACGCCCCGCTGCAGCCCACCGCTGACTCGCTCTTGTCCGACAGACGCACAAAAACCACAGTGTGCAGTAGTAACACCCCACACAGGCCGACCGTTCGGTTCGACACGGTAGCATTGATAATGGACAAACCAAACAATATTATACGGTCCCGACGTAAGACCGGATATGAAAGCGGTACTTGCGACGGACCTCTCGGCGGCGAGCGAGGCCACGATCGAGAGCGAGACCTGCCTGAACTGCCTCGGTCGGATCGGCGTCGAGGAGATCCATCTCGTCACCGTCATTCCCGCGAACGTCCACGCCGGGATGCCCGGCATCGACTTCGAGAAGCGACGGAAACGGGGCCTGAATCGGTATCGCGACGTGATCGAGGCGGCCGGACTGGATGTCGAGACCCACGTCGTGCGGGGGACGCCACACCGGCGGATCAACGGTGTCGCCGAGACGGTCGGAGCGGGACTGACCATCATCGGGTCCCGGGGGAAAAGCCCACTGGAGAACCGGGTGATCGGGTCGACGGCCCGCAACCTCGCCCGGACGACGGTCGTTCCGCTGGTCGTCAACCGGATCGAACGTGCCGCGGACGACCCCGAGGTGCTTCGGGAACATCTCTTCCAGCGCATGCTGTTTGCGACTGACTTTTCGGCGAACGCCGAGCGTGCCTTCGAGTCGTTTTCGTATCTTCGCCACGCGACCCAGGAGGCGACGCTCGTCCACGTCGGGACGCCGAAAGATCCGGGTCTCGGTGAGGGCGAGGATCCGGAAGTGGAACTCGACGCGCTCGCCGCCCGCCTCGAGGACTGGGGGATCGAGACCGAGACGGACGTCAGACAGGGGGACCCGGCCGACGAGATCCTCGCCGCCGAGGCGGAGTTCCGACCGACGACGATCCTGCTCGGCTCGCGGGGTCACAGCCGCCTGCGCCGCCTGCTGCTCGGGAACGTCTCCGAGGATCTGGTCGCGCGCGCCGACGGGAACGTGATGCTCGTGCCGCCGGAACGGACAGCCTGATCGGAGCGGTCGCTCCAGTATCGGACTTCCGGCACCCCCTTCCGATTATTACTCGATTCGTGGTAGCGTCTCACGCTATGTTCGACTTCGAAAACCGGGTAGTCATCGTAACGGGGGCCGGACAGGGAATCGGCGCAGCGACTGCAACGCTGTTCGGGGAGCAGGGTGCCAACGTCGTGGTCACGGACGTCGTCGAGCAGCGGGAGGCGGTCGGCGAGGCGGTCGAGGACGCAGGTGGGACCGCGCTCGTGCGCGAACTCGACGTGACCGACTACGAGCAGGCCCAGTCCGTCGTCGAGGACACCGTCGACGAGTTCGACCGGGTCGACGTGCTGGTTAACAACGCGGGGATCTTCCCGACAGCCGGACTCGACGACATGACGTCCGAGGACTGGCAGCAGGTGATCGATATCAACCTCACAGGGACGTTCAACTGCACGAAGGCTGTCCTACCGGTGATGCGTGATCAGGAGTACGGCCGCATCGTCAACATATCCTCGGCCTCCGGCGGCAAGATCGGCTGGTCGGGAGAGCTCTCTCACTACGCCGCCAGCAAGGGTGGCGTCGTCGGCTTCACCCGAAGCGCCGCGATCGATCTCGGACCCGATGGGATCACGATGAACGCCGTCGTCCCGGGGATGATCGATACCGGCGCAGCCGAGCAGGTCTCGACTGATGAAGAGATACAGGGGGCAGTGAACATGACACCGGTCGGACGACAGGGCGATCCCGAGGAGCTGGCGGCCGCAATCGCGTACCTCGCTTCGGAGCCCGCCGCGTTCGTAACCGGTGCCTCGCTCGTCGTCGACGGCGGGATCACACTGGTCTGATACGGACATTCTTAGAATTGTGGAAACTAAACAAGACTTAAATCGAGACAGATAGAACATCGAGATATGTCCGAGAACGTTTCGACGTACGAGATGACTGGCACACGAATGAGCCCCCGACGGATGGAGATCGATACTGGCGAGGCCGCGTTCGTCGTCGGCAAGGACGTCAACCCTGTCGAGTACTTCCTCGGTGCGATACTGGGCTGTCTGAACTCGACCGGTACGATGGTCGCCCGGGACATGGATATCGACATCGAGGAGATGACGGTCCGGATCGACGGCGATGTCGACTACTCGCGCTACCGCGGTGAGGAATCCGACGCCCGCCCCGGCCTGCAGGAACTCGACGTGACGTTCGACATCGACGCGGATGCCGACCGGGAGCGCCTGGAGGAATGGCTCGCAGCAGTGAAAGATCGATGTCCCGTGACCGACAACGTCGAACACGAGACGCCTCTCACGCTCGACATCGAGCCGGCGTGAGGATCAGTCCGCGCCGGTCACACCGGCGCTCGCTTCCGCGTCCTGACTGCGCCAGACGCCCTGCAGGTACGCGCCGACGAACATGCCGGCGAGTGCCCAGAGGATCGTCACGTTGCCGACACCGAGGCTGGCGTAGGCCGCGCCGGGACAGATCCCCGAGAGGCCCCAGCCGACGCCGAAGATCGAGCCGCCAATGAGGACGTTCCGATCGAACGATTTGAGCCGCCGGGCGTAGCTGTCGCCAGTCAGCGGCGCGCTGTCGAGCACGCGGGGGACGATCGCAAAGCCGAGCCCGGTCACGATCGCGGCTCCGAACATCACGAAGACCAGCCCGAAGTCCTCGAACTGGAGGAAGTTCAATACGACCTCCGGCTGGGCCATGTGGCTGAAGCCGAGGCCGAAGCCGAAGATCAGGCCGCCGACGTAGATCAGCGGCATGAACAGGGGATGGCGAGAAGCGGCCATACGTTATGGACTCACCCCCAGTGCCATCACCAGCTGAGCGGTCCCGATCGCAACGAGCATGAACGTCGCCACGCCGACGATCGACGTCTTCGAGGCCGACCCGACGCCACAGACGCCGTGGCCGGAGGTACAGCCCTTCCCGATTCGGGTCCCGACCCC contains these protein-coding regions:
- a CDS encoding YeeE/YedE family protein, translating into MAASRHPLFMPLIYVGGLIFGFGLGFSHMAQPEVVLNFLQFEDFGLVFVMFGAAIVTGLGFAIVPRVLDSAPLTGDSYARRLKSFDRNVLIGGSIFGVGWGLSGICPGAAYASLGVGNVTILWALAGMFVGAYLQGVWRSQDAEASAGVTGAD
- a CDS encoding universal stress protein — encoded protein: MKAVLATDLSAASEATIESETCLNCLGRIGVEEIHLVTVIPANVHAGMPGIDFEKRRKRGLNRYRDVIEAAGLDVETHVVRGTPHRRINGVAETVGAGLTIIGSRGKSPLENRVIGSTARNLARTTVVPLVVNRIERAADDPEVLREHLFQRMLFATDFSANAERAFESFSYLRHATQEATLVHVGTPKDPGLGEGEDPEVELDALAARLEDWGIETETDVRQGDPADEILAAEAEFRPTTILLGSRGHSRLRRLLLGNVSEDLVARADGNVMLVPPERTA
- a CDS encoding OsmC family protein produces the protein MSENVSTYEMTGTRMSPRRMEIDTGEAAFVVGKDVNPVEYFLGAILGCLNSTGTMVARDMDIDIEEMTVRIDGDVDYSRYRGEESDARPGLQELDVTFDIDADADRERLEEWLAAVKDRCPVTDNVEHETPLTLDIEPA
- a CDS encoding SDR family NAD(P)-dependent oxidoreductase, whose translation is MFDFENRVVIVTGAGQGIGAATATLFGEQGANVVVTDVVEQREAVGEAVEDAGGTALVRELDVTDYEQAQSVVEDTVDEFDRVDVLVNNAGIFPTAGLDDMTSEDWQQVIDINLTGTFNCTKAVLPVMRDQEYGRIVNISSASGGKIGWSGELSHYAASKGGVVGFTRSAAIDLGPDGITMNAVVPGMIDTGAAEQVSTDEEIQGAVNMTPVGRQGDPEELAAAIAYLASEPAAFVTGASLVVDGGITLV
- a CDS encoding DUF7512 family protein, whose translation is MIEALALPGYVQAAILVGVVLVEAVVFYVGYGALEDTVAPSVINRIEQA